Within Helicoverpa zea isolate HzStark_Cry1AcR chromosome 17, ilHelZeax1.1, whole genome shotgun sequence, the genomic segment ctaatgtttttaataatcatACTTCGACAGTAAAAACCATTATTACGTCACGTAACTAATTCGACATCCAAACCAACTCATACAAATTCCCGccaatttacaataaaaaaaaaactgaaaaacgtcacatttcaaaattagaatGCGAATCAAAACGCAACGAACCTGCATAGAGTGTAGAGTTGTGGTTCTCTAAAGAGGTTGTAGCAGTCGTCACAGATCCTGTCGAGGCGGGCAAAGATGGCCGCGTCGTAGACTCCTTTGCACTCGAGGGTGAAGAAGGAGCGCCTCGCGACGTGGTGCGACGACGAGGGCGGCGCCGCCGCGCCCAGGGCCACCGCCACCAGTGCCGCGCACGCCAACTGAATCGAACTTAGATGCATCTGGAAACAACAAATATAAGGACTTTTAGAATAATTCAGCTTTTGATACATGACTTAGGCTTAAAGGAAGGAGTAATTTCATATTTCTGACACTCGGTTTTGACCGCTAACAGAGTGTGAATAACAGCGAATGACATGCTTTTATATGCatataaaattagatttttCCCCAAAAATCAGTGTAGGCATGAAGTAGGTCTGTAAGTAGGTTTGTAAATTAAACACGTATCTGTAGGGATGTGATAGTTACTGATTGCTACAGACTGGTAAAGTTATTCACACCAGGAAGCTAAGAAGTTATACATAAACGAGTCTGAacctacatacattttacagttattataataagtacttTAACATTATCAATACGTAAAAGGCCGTTATTTAGTAACGGCGAGGAGGATCAAAGGAGCGGCGCTGGCGCAATATTACCGCGGAGACTGTGTCTGCGCCGCTTGTCACGAGGTTAAGGGAAATACGCCTACCTTAGGCATTTAATAATGTGAGAGAAATTCCCATGTTTTTAAAATGGATTTTTATGAATCAACAGGGAAGAGACCGCTCAAAATCAATGTGCATGTAACGGTAACCGTTAGTTCACGGGTATGGTTTTTCCACTATGGAATTACAGTATAAAGGACcaaaatttgtat encodes:
- the LOC124638566 gene encoding CHH-like protein isoform X1 encodes the protein MHLSSIQLACAALVAVALGAAAPPSSSHHVARRSFFTLECKGVYDAAIFARLDRICDDCYNLFREPQLYTLCREKCFTSPYFKGCMESLYLYDEKEQIDQMIDFVGKR
- the LOC124638566 gene encoding CHH-like protein isoform X2; this encodes MHLSSIQLACAALVAVALGAAAPPSSSHHVARRSFFTLECKGVYDAAIFARLDRICDDCYNLFREPQLYTLCRKDCFTTDYFKGCVEVLQETDQLEQFKEYIRILHGAVPPAGN